From Diospyros lotus cultivar Yz01 chromosome 4, ASM1463336v1, whole genome shotgun sequence, a single genomic window includes:
- the LOC127798782 gene encoding protein DOWNSTREAM OF FLC-like, which yields MDSRFLVLVALCVLPVLATAADEKQYTVEGRVYCDTCRAGYETEATPGIPGAKVAIECKNRVSSEVTFRTEGVTDSKGKYAITVTGDRGDDICDAVTLSSPLSYCSEADPGRNRARVILTNSNGLVSSTRYANAMGFFRYEPMSGCAQLLKKYEETDI from the exons ATGGATAGTAGATTTCTAGTGTTGGTGGCTCTCTGCGTGCTGCCGGTGCTGGCGACCGCCGCCGACGAGAAGCAGTACACGGTGGAGGGCCGCGTCTACTGTGACACTTGCCGTGCCGGTTACGAGACCGAAGCCACCCCTGGCATCCCCG GTGCTAAGGTGGCGATCGAGTGCAAGAACAGGGTGAGCTCCGAAGTTACATTCCGCACCGAGGGGGTAACGGACTCAAAGGGAAAATACGCCATCACCGTCACCGGCGACCGCGGCGATGACATCTGCGACGCAGTCACCCTGAGCAGCCCGCTCTCCTACTGCTCGGAGGCTGACCCAGGTCGTAACCGCGCCCGAGTGATCCTCACCAACTCAAACGGCCTTGTCTCTTCCACTCGCTACGCCAATGCCATGGGGTTCTTTAGGTACGAGCCCATGTCAGGCTGCGCCCAGCTGCTCAAGAAGTACGAGGAAACTGATATCTAG
- the LOC127799867 gene encoding uncharacterized protein LOC127799867 codes for MEAYVDDMIVKSREKESHVKKLARVLEVFRQYKMRLNPAKCAFGVQSGKFLGYMITQRGIEANPKKIQAILDMEPPTSIKEVQRLTGRMAALGRFLSKSAERELPFLQTLRTGKKFEWTEQCQKSFEALKEYLKEVPLLTRPETGEMLYLYLGVSDKAVSAVLIKKEGQVDRPVYYVSKVLQGPETRYPFTEKVALALLNASRKLRPYFQAHSISVLTDQPLRSILQKPECSGRLTKWSIELSEYDIQYHPRQAIKGQALADFIVECTPSKEAKEKSITEWLLFVDGAASSQGSGAGIVLIPPEGESLEYSLRFAFPSSNNVAEYEALIAGLRLARKLEVTQLIAHSDSQLIVQQYYGQYETREPAMGQYLQKVKALAQLFESFRLVQINRSLNGHADALSKLASTKETTGRTVYVEVLQQPSIEESEVACIENSSDWRTPFYKYLTTGELPADPKEAKKIKFRGARFTIIDGMLYKRAHTMPLLKCLGPRETNYALTEVHSGVCGEHLGGRALAAKILRAGFFWPTLQHDAQAKVKECDKCQRHAPIHSAPISQLQPTFQPIPFAQWGLDILGPFPQATGQRKFLLVATDYFTKWIEAEALATISARKVEAMVWKDIVCRFGIPRVINTDHGKQFDCDSFRNFCKGLDIQLRISSVAYPQANGQVEVSNRTILHGLKTRLEGAKGAWVDELPTVLWAYRTTSRVSTGETPFNLVYGTEALIPVEISCRSPRLDAFDKCDDSKNSDSLKESLDLIEEQRDRAAVRIAAYHKRVANYYNSRVRSRPLKKGDLILRKSAITNAHREDGKFRANWEGPYRIQEMIGPSTCILQTLQGETMGKTWSTNHLKLYSPSDM; via the coding sequence atggaagcatatgtcgATGATATGATCGTGAAAAGTCGGGAGAAGGAATCGCATGTTAAAAAGCTGGCACGAGTGCTTGAAGTCTTTAGGCAATACAAAATGCGCCTAAACCCAGCAAAATGTGCATTTGGCGTtcagtctggaaaattcttaggATATATGATCACACAAAGGGGCATCGAGGCGAACCCCAAAAAGATACAAGCGATACTGGATATGGAACCCCCAACATCAATTAAGGAAGTGCAGCGGCTGACAGGTCGAATGGCGGCTCTTGGGCGTTTCCTCTCCAAATCGGCCGAAAGGGAACTCCCGTTTCTTCAGACGTTAAGGACAgggaaaaagtttgagtggacggagcaatgccaaaagtcatttgaGGCATTAAAAGAGTACTTGAAGGAAGTCCCTTTATTGACTCGACCTGAAACTGgggaaatgttatatttgtactTGGGTGTAAGTGACAAAGCAGTAAGTGCAGTACTGATTAAAAAAGAAGGGCAGGTGGATCGACCAGTGTACTACGTCAGTAAGGTTCTACAAGGGCCGGAAACGCGTTATCCCTTCACAGAAAAGGTGGCACTGGCCCTATTGAACGCctccagaaagttgaggccatatTTCCAAGCTCACTCCATTAGCGTACTAACAGACCAACCATTACGGAGCATTTTACAAAAGCCTGAGTGTTCCGGTCGtctcaccaaatggtccattgagttgagTGAATATGACATACAATATCATCCTAGGCAGGCTATAAAAGGGCAAGCATTGGCAGACTTTATTGTCGAATGTACACCCTCCAAGGAGGCCAAGGAAAAGAGCATAACAGAGTGGTTACTGTTTGTTGATGGGGCTGCCAGTTCCCAAGGGAGTGGAGCGGGAATAGTGCTTATCCCACCAGAAGGAGAATCCCTTGAATACTCTCTAAGATTCGCTTTTCCAAGTTCGAATAATGTGGCCGAGTATGAGGCACTAATCGCTGGTTTGAGGTTAGCCCGAAAACTTGAGGTAACACAATTGATAGCCCACAGTGATTCTCAACTGATCGTTCAGCAATACTACGGGCAGTACGAGACTAGAGAGCCGGCCATGGGACAGTATCTCCAGAAAGTCAAGGCACTCGCACAGTTGTTCGAAAGTTTCCGGCTAGTACAGATCAACAGATCCCTTAATGGCCATGCAGACGCTTTATCCAAATTAGCATCCACTAAAGAAACTACTGGGAGAACAGTATATGTGGAAGTCCTTCAACAACCAAGTATAGAAGAATCTGAAGTAGCATGTATTGAGAATAGTAGCGACTGGAGAACCCCTTTCTACAAATATTTGACCACGGGAGAATTACCGGCAGACCCAAAAGAGGCTAAGAAAATTAAGTTTAGAGGAGCTCGTTTCACAATAATAGATGGGATGCTATACAAGCGAGCGCACACTATGCCACTCCTCAAATGCTTAGGCCCTCGGGAAACCAATTATGCTTTGACTGAGGTTCACAGTGGAGTATGCGGTGAGCATCTAGGAGGAAGGGCCCTTGCGGCCAAAATCCTAAGAGCAGGCTTTTTCTGGCCCACATTACAACATGATGCTCAAGCAAAGGTCAAAgagtgtgataaatgtcagAGGCACGCCCCGATTCATTCTGCTCCAATATCGCAACTACAACCCACATTCCAGCCCATTCCATTCGCTCAATGGGGCTTGGATATTCTCGGCCCATTTCCGCAAGCTACAGGACAAAGGAAATTCCTTTTAGTGGCAACAGATTATTTTACCAAGTGGATTGAAGCCGAAGCCCTAGCCACCATCAGTGCGAGGAAAGTAGAGGccatggtatggaaagacattgtatGTCGATTTGGAATCCCACGAGTCATTAACACCGATCATGGAAAGCAGTTTGACTGTGATTCTTTCCGAAATTTTTGCAAAGGCTTGGACATTCAGCTAAGGATTTCTTCAGTAGCATATCCCCAAGCTAACGGACAAGTAGAGGTCAGCAACAGAACAATTTTACATGGCTTGAAAACTCGGCTAGAAGGCGCAAAGGGAGCATGGGTGGATGAATTGCCTACCGTCTTGTGGGCCTACCGAACAACCAGTCGGGTCTCAACAGGTGAAACGCCATTTAACCTAGTGTATGGAACAGAAGCTTTGATCCCTGTGGAAATCTCGTGCAGATCACCCCGATTGgatgcttttgataaatgtgACGATTCGAAAAACTCTGATTCATTAAAAGAGAGTCTTGATCTCATCGAGGAACAGAGAGACAGGGCGGCGGTACGAATCGCTGCCTATCATAAAAGGGTTGCCAACTATTACAACTCTCGTGTAAGGAGCCGACCTCTCAAGAAGGGAGATTTGATCCTCAGAAAATCAGCCATCACCAATGCACACCGAGAGGATGGAAAATttcgagcaaattgggaagggccgtatcgtattcaagaaatgataggtCCTAGTACCTGTATCCTCCAAACGCTCCAGGGTGAAACCATGGGTAAAACTTGGAGCACAAACCACCTGAAATTATATTCCCCTTCGGACATGTAA
- the LOC127800199 gene encoding protein SOSEKI 2 isoform X1, translating to MMSTQRREPEMEARGRRPRAETSPESTAKVAVKPRLQLNKAIFRKVQVVYYLSRNGLLEHPHFMEVTHLAHQHLRLKDVMDRLTALRGKGMPSLYSWSCKRSYKNGYVWNDLSENDIIYPSEGAEYVLKGSELIEGCSEKFQKLQLGGEVLVVPGTSFRHKRRPEAAKRRSESEPEEEDDGEEEEEEEVEDKTSYTTSSMNSRCSRGVSTEDNELEQEETAHKNHPSPPSTTSSTVSDKANESNNASKRFEDGDPVAAESLTGRNSVLLQLFSCGGSTSFRGKSVPVPLVNPPPPPCGAARKSTGASLQKVVVSKTAAAAAGVEADMIRCMSENPRFGNLQAEEKEYFSGSIVEAMAEERAQLQPLGLKRSSSYNEERSRGRSQEDGEGGMKEEIAERKRETSGKMTGKCIPRKAATSKHSKK from the exons ATGATGTCGACGCAGAGAAGAGAGCCGGAGATGGAGGCGCGTGGGAGGAGACCCAGGGCGGAGACGAGCCCGGAGTCGACGGCCAAAGTGGCGGTGAAGCCAAGGCTGCAGCTGAACAAAGCCATCTTCAGAAAGGTTCAAGTTGTGTATTATCTATCAAGAAATGGGCTTCTGGAGCACCCTCATTTCATGGAAGTCACCCACCTCGCCCATCAACACCTTCGTCTTAAAG ATGTGATGGACAGGCTGACGGCTCTCAGAGGGAAAGGCATGCCTTCTCTCTATTCCTGGTCTTGCaagag GAGCTATAAGAATGGGTATGTGTGGAATGACTTGTCCGAGAATGATATTATCTATCCATCAGAAGGAGCTGAATATGTGCTCAAAGGCTCTGAACTCATAGAAGGCTGTTCTG AAAAATTTCAGAAGCTTCAACTTGGGGGAGAAGTGTTAGTAGTCCCCGGCACCAGCTTCCGCCATAAACGCAGACCAGAAGCGGCTAAACGACGATCAGAATCTGAACCGGAGGAAGAGGAtgatggtgaagaagaagaagaagaagaggttgaAGATAAGACGAGCTATACGACGAGCTCGATGAACTCTCGGTGTTCGAGAGGCGTTTCCACCGAAGACAACGAGTTGGAGCAGGAAGAAACGGCCCACAAAAACCACCCGTCTCCGCCGTCGACGACCTCCTCGACCGTCTCCGACAAGGCCAACGAGAGCAACAACGCATCAAAGAGGTTTGAGGACGGGGACCCAGTTGCCGCCGAGTCACTCACGGGACGCAACTCGGTGCTGCTTCAACTCTTTTCTTGCGGCGGCTCGACCTCGTTCAGAGGGAAGAGTGTGCCAGTGCCGCTCGTGAacccgccgccgccgccgtgcGGGGCGGCGAGAAAGAGTACTGGGGCTAGTCTCCAGAAGGTGGTGGTGAGTAagacggcggcggcggcggcgggggTGGAGGCGGACATGATCAGGTGCATGTCGGAGAACCCCAGGTTTGGGAATTTGCAGGCGGAAGAGAAAGAGTACTTCAGCGGGAGCATTGTGGAAGCCATGGCTGAGGAGCGAGCTCAGCTTCAGCCTTTAGGCTTGAAGAGATCATCTTCTTACAATGAAGAACG AAGCAGGGGCAGGAGCCAAGAGGACGGAGAAGGCGGCATGAAAGAGGAGATTGCCGAGAGGAAGAGGGAGACGAGTGGGAAGATGACCGGAAAATGCATCCCAAGAAAGGCGGCCACCTCAAAACACAGCAAGAAATGA
- the LOC127800199 gene encoding protein SOSEKI 2 isoform X2, which produces MMSTQRREPEMEARGRRPRAETSPESTAKVAVKPRLQLNKAIFRKVQVVYYLSRNGLLEHPHFMEVTHLAHQHLRLKDVMDRLTALRGKGMPSLYSWSCKRSYKNGYVWNDLSENDIIYPSEGAEYVLKGSELIEGCSEKFQKLQLGGEVLVVPGTSFRHKRRPEAAKRRSESEPEEEDDGEEEEEEEVEDKTSYTTSSMNSRCSRGVSTEDNELEQEETAHKNHPSPPSTTSSTVSDKANESNNASKRFEDGDPVAAESLTGRNSVLLQLFSCGGSTSFRGKSVPVPLVNPPPPPCGAARKSTGASLQKVVVSKTAAAAAGVEADMIRCMSENPRFGNLQAEEKEYFSGSIVEAMAEERAQLQPLGLKRSSSYNEERGRSQEDGEGGMKEEIAERKRETSGKMTGKCIPRKAATSKHSKK; this is translated from the exons ATGATGTCGACGCAGAGAAGAGAGCCGGAGATGGAGGCGCGTGGGAGGAGACCCAGGGCGGAGACGAGCCCGGAGTCGACGGCCAAAGTGGCGGTGAAGCCAAGGCTGCAGCTGAACAAAGCCATCTTCAGAAAGGTTCAAGTTGTGTATTATCTATCAAGAAATGGGCTTCTGGAGCACCCTCATTTCATGGAAGTCACCCACCTCGCCCATCAACACCTTCGTCTTAAAG ATGTGATGGACAGGCTGACGGCTCTCAGAGGGAAAGGCATGCCTTCTCTCTATTCCTGGTCTTGCaagag GAGCTATAAGAATGGGTATGTGTGGAATGACTTGTCCGAGAATGATATTATCTATCCATCAGAAGGAGCTGAATATGTGCTCAAAGGCTCTGAACTCATAGAAGGCTGTTCTG AAAAATTTCAGAAGCTTCAACTTGGGGGAGAAGTGTTAGTAGTCCCCGGCACCAGCTTCCGCCATAAACGCAGACCAGAAGCGGCTAAACGACGATCAGAATCTGAACCGGAGGAAGAGGAtgatggtgaagaagaagaagaagaagaggttgaAGATAAGACGAGCTATACGACGAGCTCGATGAACTCTCGGTGTTCGAGAGGCGTTTCCACCGAAGACAACGAGTTGGAGCAGGAAGAAACGGCCCACAAAAACCACCCGTCTCCGCCGTCGACGACCTCCTCGACCGTCTCCGACAAGGCCAACGAGAGCAACAACGCATCAAAGAGGTTTGAGGACGGGGACCCAGTTGCCGCCGAGTCACTCACGGGACGCAACTCGGTGCTGCTTCAACTCTTTTCTTGCGGCGGCTCGACCTCGTTCAGAGGGAAGAGTGTGCCAGTGCCGCTCGTGAacccgccgccgccgccgtgcGGGGCGGCGAGAAAGAGTACTGGGGCTAGTCTCCAGAAGGTGGTGGTGAGTAagacggcggcggcggcggcgggggTGGAGGCGGACATGATCAGGTGCATGTCGGAGAACCCCAGGTTTGGGAATTTGCAGGCGGAAGAGAAAGAGTACTTCAGCGGGAGCATTGTGGAAGCCATGGCTGAGGAGCGAGCTCAGCTTCAGCCTTTAGGCTTGAAGAGATCATCTTCTTACAATGAAGAACG GGGCAGGAGCCAAGAGGACGGAGAAGGCGGCATGAAAGAGGAGATTGCCGAGAGGAAGAGGGAGACGAGTGGGAAGATGACCGGAAAATGCATCCCAAGAAAGGCGGCCACCTCAAAACACAGCAAGAAATGA